In the genome of Streptococcus mitis, one region contains:
- a CDS encoding methionine--tRNA ligase (methionine--tRNA ligase; MetRS; adds methionine to tRNA(Met) with cleavage of ATP to AMP and diphosphate; some MetRS enzymes form dimers depending on a C-terminal domain that is also found in other proteins such as Trbp111 in Aquifex aeolicus and the cold-shock protein CsaA from Bacillus subtilis while others do not; four subfamilies exist based on sequence motifs and zinc content): MSEKNFYITTPIYYPSGKLHIGSAYTTIACDVLARYKRLMGYDVFYLTGLDEHGQKIQQKAEEAGITPQAYVDGMAVGVKELWQLLDISYDKFIRTTDDYHEKVVAQVFERLLAQDDIYLGEYSGWYSVSDEEFFTESQLAEVFRDEAGNVTGGIAPSGHEVEWVSEESYFLRLSKYQDRLVEFFKSHPEFITPDGRLNEMLRNFIEPGLEDLAVSRTTFTWGVPVPSNPKHVVYVWIDALLNYATALGYGQDEHGSFDKFWNGTVFHMVGKDILRFHSIYWPILLMMLDVKLPDRLIAHGWFVMKDGKMSKSKGNVVYPEMLVERYGLDPLRYYLMRSLPVGSDGTFTPEDYVGRINYELANDLGNLLNRTVSMINKYFDGQIPAYVEGVTEFDHALAQVAEQSIADYHTHMEAVDYPRALEAVWTLISRTNKYIDETAPWVLAKDEALRDQLASVMSHLAASLRVVAHLIEPFMMETSRAVLNQLGLEEVASLENLSLADFPAGVTVVAKGTPIFPRLDMEEEIAYIKEQMEGNKPAVAKEWNPDEVELKLNKEEIKFEDFDKVEIRVAEVKEVSKVEGSDKLLQFRLDAGDGEDRQILSGIAKYYPNEQELVGKKVQIVANLKPRKMMKKYVSQGMILSAEHDGQLTLLTVDPAVPNGSVIG; encoded by the coding sequence ATGTCTGAAAAGAATTTTTATATTACAACGCCGATTTACTATCCATCTGGAAAACTTCATATCGGATCTGCCTACACAACCATCGCCTGTGATGTCTTAGCACGTTACAAACGCTTGATGGGCTACGATGTCTTTTATCTGACAGGTCTTGATGAGCATGGTCAAAAGATTCAACAAAAAGCAGAAGAAGCTGGAATTACACCTCAAGCCTATGTTGATGGAATGGCAGTTGGAGTTAAAGAACTCTGGCAATTACTAGATATCTCATACGATAAATTTATCCGTACAACTGATGACTACCATGAAAAAGTTGTCGCACAAGTCTTTGAACGCTTACTTGCTCAAGATGACATCTATTTGGGTGAATATTCTGGTTGGTACTCAGTCTCAGATGAGGAATTCTTTACAGAAAGCCAGCTTGCGGAAGTTTTCCGTGACGAAGCTGGAAATGTAACTGGGGGTATTGCTCCATCAGGTCACGAAGTAGAATGGGTTTCTGAAGAATCATACTTCCTTCGTCTCAGCAAATACCAAGATCGTTTGGTGGAATTTTTCAAGTCCCATCCTGAATTTATCACTCCAGATGGTCGTCTGAATGAAATGCTTCGCAACTTCATCGAACCAGGTTTAGAGGATTTGGCAGTTTCTCGTACAACCTTTACATGGGGAGTACCAGTACCGTCAAATCCAAAACACGTTGTCTATGTTTGGATTGATGCCCTTCTTAACTATGCGACAGCTCTTGGCTACGGTCAAGATGAACATGGTAGCTTTGACAAATTCTGGAATGGAACAGTCTTCCATATGGTAGGAAAAGACATCCTTCGTTTCCACTCAATCTACTGGCCAATCCTTCTCATGATGTTGGATGTTAAATTGCCTGACCGCTTGATTGCCCACGGTTGGTTTGTCATGAAAGACGGCAAGATGTCCAAGTCTAAAGGAAATGTCGTTTACCCTGAAATGTTGGTAGAACGCTATGGTCTAGATCCACTTCGCTACTACCTCATGCGTAGCCTTCCTGTTGGTTCAGACGGAACCTTCACTCCAGAAGACTATGTTGGCCGTATCAACTACGAATTGGCCAATGACCTTGGAAACCTCCTCAACCGTACGGTTTCTATGATTAACAAGTATTTTGATGGACAAATTCCAGCCTATGTAGAGGGTGTAACAGAGTTTGACCATGCTCTTGCTCAAGTAGCAGAACAATCAATCGCTGACTACCATACACACATGGAAGCAGTTGACTACCCACGTGCTTTAGAAGCAGTCTGGACCCTTATCTCTCGTACTAATAAATACATCGACGAGACAGCTCCATGGGTCTTGGCTAAGGATGAAGCTCTTCGTGACCAATTAGCAAGTGTCATGAGCCACTTGGCAGCCAGTCTTCGTGTCGTTGCTCACTTGATTGAGCCATTTATGATGGAAACCAGTCGTGCAGTCTTGAATCAACTTGGCTTGGAAGAAGTAGCAAGCCTTGAGAACTTGAGCTTAGCTGACTTCCCTGCAGGTGTGACTGTAGTTGCTAAAGGAACACCAATTTTCCCACGTCTGGATATGGAAGAAGAGATTGCCTATATCAAGGAACAAATGGAAGGCAACAAACCAGCAGTTGCAAAAGAATGGAATCCAGACGAAGTAGAACTCAAACTTAACAAAGAAGAAATCAAGTTTGAGGACTTTGACAAGGTCGAAATCCGTGTCGCAGAAGTCAAAGAAGTGTCTAAAGTAGAAGGTTCTGACAAGTTGCTTCAATTCCGCTTGGATGCTGGTGATGGTGAAGATCGTCAAATCCTCTCAGGGATTGCAAAATACTATCCAAATGAACAAGAATTGGTCGGCAAGAAAGTTCAAATCGTTGCCAATCTCAAACCTCGTAAGATGATGAAAAAATATGTCAGCCAAGGTATGATCCTATCAGCTGAACATGATGGACAATTAACCCTTCTCACAGTTGATCCAGCTGTACCAAATGGAAGCGTGATTGGCTAA
- a CDS encoding cysteine methyltransferase yields the protein MQKKYAKMLYSSPIGSLSLVADDQYLYGIWVQEQKHFERGIGVETIEVVVSHPILDSVIACLDAYFKGKSQDLSNLPLAPIGTDFEKRVWSYLQGIPYGQTVTYGQIAQDLQVASAQSIGGAVGRNPWSILVPCHRVLGAGKRLTGYAAGVEKKAWLLDHEGVDFKDINNRK from the coding sequence ATGCAAAAGAAGTACGCAAAAATGCTCTATTCTTCGCCAATTGGCTCCCTTTCTCTCGTAGCTGATGACCAGTATTTGTATGGCATTTGGGTGCAGGAGCAGAAGCATTTTGAGAGAGGGATAGGAGTTGAAACGATAGAAGTAGTTGTTAGTCATCCCATTTTAGACTCAGTTATTGCTTGCTTAGATGCTTACTTTAAAGGCAAGTCTCAGGATTTATCCAACTTGCCCTTGGCTCCAATCGGAACGGATTTTGAAAAGCGAGTTTGGTCCTATTTACAGGGAATTCCTTATGGTCAGACAGTGACCTATGGGCAAATAGCCCAAGACCTGCAAGTTGCTTCTGCTCAATCAATTGGTGGAGCGGTAGGACGCAATCCGTGGTCTATTCTAGTACCTTGTCATCGTGTGCTAGGAGCAGGAAAGCGTTTGACAGGTTATGCTGCAGGAGTGGAAAAGAAAGCTTGGCTCTTGGATCATGAAGGCGTAGATTTTAAAGATATAAACAATAGAAAGTGA
- a CDS encoding glutathione reductase (catalyzes the reduction of 2 glutathione to glutathione disulfide; maintains high levels of reduced glutathione in the cytosol; involved in redox regulation and oxidative defense): MREYDIIAIGGGSGGIATMNRAGEHGAKAAVIEEKKLGGTCVNVGCVPKKIMWYGAQIAETFHQFGEDYGFKTTDLNFDFATLRRNREAYIDRARSSYDGSFKRNGVDLIEGHAEFVDSHTVSVNGELIHAKHIVIATGAHPSIPNIPGAELGGSSDDVFAWEELPESVAILGAGYIAVELAGVLHTFGVKTDLFVRRDRPLRGFDSYIVEGLVKEMERTNLPLHTHKVPIKLEKTAEGITIHFEDGTSHTASQVIWATGRRPNVKGLQLEKAGVTLNERGFIQVDEYQNTVVEGIYALGDVTGEKELTPVAIKAGRTLSERLFNGKTTAKMDYSTIPTVVFSHPAIGTVGLTEEQAIKEYGQDQIKVYKSSFTSMYSACTCNRQETRFKLITAGSEEKVVGLHGIGYGVDEMIQGFAVAIKMGATKADFDATVAIHPTASEEFVTMR, encoded by the coding sequence ATGAGAGAATATGATATCATTGCTATCGGTGGAGGTAGCGGAGGAATTGCTACCATGAACCGTGCTGGTGAACACGGAGCCAAAGCAGCCGTTATTGAGGAAAAGAAATTAGGTGGAACCTGTGTCAACGTCGGTTGTGTTCCTAAGAAAATCATGTGGTACGGAGCACAAATTGCTGAGACTTTCCATCAATTTGGAGAAGACTACGGTTTTAAAACTACTGATCTTAACTTTGACTTTGCAACTCTACGTCGCAATCGTGAAGCCTACATTGATCGCGCTCGTTCTTCTTATGATGGCAGTTTTAAACGCAACGGTGTAGACTTGATTGAAGGCCATGCTGAATTTGTAGATTCTCATACTGTTAGCGTAAATGGTGAACTCATTCATGCCAAACATATCGTGATTGCGACTGGTGCCCATCCAAGTATTCCTAATATTCCTGGTGCAGAACTAGGTGGCTCTTCTGATGATGTATTTGCTTGGGAAGAACTTCCTGAGTCAGTTGCCATTCTAGGCGCTGGTTATATCGCTGTTGAATTAGCTGGCGTTCTCCACACTTTTGGTGTCAAGACAGACCTCTTTGTTCGCCGTGATCGTCCTTTACGTGGTTTTGATTCTTACATCGTTGAAGGTTTGGTCAAGGAAATGGAAAGAACAAACTTGCCCCTTCATACTCACAAAGTCCCTATCAAATTAGAGAAAACTGCTGAAGGCATTACCATTCATTTCGAAGATGGTACTAGTCACACAGCTAGTCAAGTTATCTGGGCTACGGGTCGCCGTCCAAACGTTAAAGGCTTGCAACTTGAAAAAGCTGGAGTAACTCTGAACGAACGTGGCTTTATCCAAGTGGATGAATACCAAAATACTGTTGTTGAGGGAATCTATGCTCTAGGTGATGTAACGGGTGAAAAAGAGCTGACTCCAGTTGCTATCAAGGCTGGACGTACTTTGTCTGAACGTCTCTTTAACGGCAAAACAACTGCTAAAATGGACTACTCAACTATTCCAACTGTTGTCTTTTCACACCCTGCTATCGGAACTGTTGGATTGACAGAAGAGCAAGCTATTAAAGAATACGGTCAAGACCAAATCAAGGTTTACAAATCAAGCTTTACTTCTATGTACTCTGCTTGCACTTGCAACCGTCAAGAAACACGTTTCAAACTGATTACAGCTGGTTCAGAAGAAAAAGTTGTTGGACTTCATGGAATTGGCTATGGTGTTGATGAAATGATTCAAGGATTTGCTGTTGCTATCAAAATGGGAGCAACCAAGGCTGACTTTGATGCAACTGTGGCGATTCACCCAACTGCATCTGAAGAATTTGTAACTATGCGTTAA
- a CDS encoding hemolysin III, with product MNTSLKLSKQLSFGEEIANSVTHAVGAVIMLILLPISSTYSYEAHGFLSSIGVSMFVISLFLMFLSSTIYHSMAYGSTHKYVLRIIDHSMIYVAIAGSYTPVVLTLMNNWFGYLIIAIQWGTTIFGILYKIFAKKVNEKFSLALYLIMGWLVLAIIPAIISQTTPIFWSLMVTGGLCYTVGAGFYAKKKPYFHMIWHLFILVASALQYIAIVYYM from the coding sequence ATGAACACTAGTCTTAAACTTAGCAAACAACTCAGTTTTGGAGAGGAGATTGCTAATAGCGTGACCCATGCCGTAGGTGCAGTCATCATGCTCATCTTACTCCCCATTTCATCCACCTATAGCTATGAGGCACACGGATTTTTATCATCTATCGGCGTTTCCATGTTCGTTATCAGCCTCTTTCTCATGTTCCTCTCATCCACCATTTACCACTCTATGGCCTATGGTTCGACCCACAAATATGTCTTGCGAATCATTGACCATTCTATGATTTATGTTGCCATCGCTGGATCTTACACGCCCGTCGTCTTGACCTTAATGAATAACTGGTTTGGCTATCTGATCATTGCCATCCAGTGGGGAACGACCATCTTTGGCATTCTCTATAAAATCTTTGCTAAAAAGGTCAATGAGAAATTCAGCCTTGCTCTTTACCTGATTATGGGCTGGTTGGTTCTAGCTATCATTCCTGCCATTATCAGTCAAACGACACCAATTTTCTGGAGTCTCATGGTAACTGGTGGACTCTGTTATACAGTTGGAGCTGGATTTTATGCCAAGAAAAAACCTTATTTCCACATGATTTGGCATCTCTTTATCCTAGTTGCGTCTGCCCTACAATACATCGCTATTGTTTATTATATGTAA
- a CDS encoding macrolide ABC transporter ATP-binding protein, which yields MKKLISLKNICRSYRNGDQELQVLKNINLEVNEGEFVAIMGPSGSGKSTLMNTIGMLDTPSSGEYYLEGQEVAGLGEKQLAKVRNQQIGFVFQQFFLLSKLNALQNVELPLIYAGVSASKRRKLAEEYLDKVELTERSHHLPSELSGGQKQRVAIARALVNNPSIILADEPTGALDTKTGNQIMQLLVELNKEGKTIIMVTHEPEIAAYAKRQIVIRDGVISSDSAQLEREEN from the coding sequence ATGAAGAAACTAATTAGTCTAAAAAATATCTGCAGAAGCTACCGTAACGGTGACCAAGAATTGCAGGTTCTCAAAAATATCAACCTAGAAGTAAATGAGGGTGAATTTGTTGCCATCATGGGACCATCTGGTTCTGGTAAATCTACTCTCATGAATACGATTGGCATGTTGGATACACCAAGCAGTGGAGAGTATTATCTTGAAGGTCAAGAAGTAGCTGGACTGGGTGAAAAACAGTTAGCCAAGGTCCGTAACCAACAAATCGGATTTGTCTTTCAGCAGTTCTTTCTTCTATCTAAACTCAATGCTCTGCAAAATGTAGAATTGCCTTTGATTTACGCAGGAGTTTCGGCTTCAAAACGTCGCAAGTTAGCTGAGGAATATTTAGATAAGGTTGAATTGACAGAACGTAGTCACCATTTACCTTCGGAATTATCTGGAGGTCAAAAGCAACGTGTAGCTATCGCGCGTGCCTTGGTAAACAATCCTTCTATTATCCTAGCGGATGAACCGACAGGAGCCTTGGATACCAAAACAGGGAATCAAATTATGCAACTGTTGGTTGAACTAAATAAAGAAGGAAAAACCATTATCATGGTAACGCATGAGCCTGAAATCGCTGCTTATGCTAAACGCCAGATTGTCATTCGAGATGGAGTTATTTCGTCTGACAGTGCGCAATTAGAAAGGGAGGAAAACTAA
- a CDS encoding amino acid ABC transporter permease, whose protein sequence is MNVTTILASDWYQNLMQLIPDGKLFSLRSVFDGIPRIVQQLPTTIMLTIGGALFGLVLALLFAIVKINRVKILYPLQAFFVSFLKGTPILVQLMLTYYGIPLALKALNQQWGTGLNINAIPAAAFAIVAFAFNEAAYASETIRAAILSVNPGEIEAARSLGMTRAQVYRRVIIPNAAVVATPTLINSLIGLTKGTSLAFSAGVVEVFAQAQILGGADYRYFERFISVALVYWVVNIGIESLGRFIERKMAISAPDTVQTDVKGDLR, encoded by the coding sequence ATGAATGTTACAACGATTTTAGCATCAGATTGGTACCAAAACTTGATGCAATTGATTCCGGATGGTAAGCTGTTTAGCCTACGTTCGGTCTTTGATGGGATTCCAAGAATTGTCCAACAGCTTCCAACAACGATTATGTTGACAATTGGTGGTGCCCTTTTTGGCTTGGTTTTGGCGCTTCTTTTTGCTATTGTAAAAATCAATCGTGTCAAGATTTTATATCCCTTGCAGGCCTTCTTTGTTAGTTTCCTCAAAGGGACACCGATTTTAGTGCAACTCATGTTGACCTACTACGGAATTCCTTTAGCTTTGAAAGCCCTCAATCAGCAATGGGGAACTGGTCTCAATATCAATGCGATTCCAGCCGCTGCTTTTGCAATTGTTGCCTTTGCCTTTAATGAGGCAGCTTATGCTAGTGAAACCATTCGTGCAGCCATTCTCTCAGTAAATCCTGGTGAGATTGAGGCGGCACGCAGTCTGGGTATGACCCGAGCACAAGTTTATCGTCGCGTGATTATTCCCAATGCGGCCGTTGTGGCTACTCCAACCTTGATCAATTCCCTAATCGGCTTGACCAAAGGAACTTCTCTAGCCTTTAGTGCGGGTGTTGTGGAAGTCTTTGCACAAGCTCAGATTTTGGGTGGAGCTGATTACCGCTATTTTGAACGCTTTATCTCCGTTGCCCTTGTTTATTGGGTAGTCAATATCGGAATTGAAAGCCTCGGTCGTTTCATCGAGAGAAAAATGGCTATTTCTGCACCTGATACAGTGCAAACAGATGTGAAAGGAGACCTTCGTTAA
- a CDS encoding BioY family transporter, translating to MKKAHVYAIPAIGAVLIAVLAQISLPIGPVPFTLQNFAIGLIATVFRPREAVLSVGLYLLLGAIGLPVFAGGGAGFHALVGPTAGYLWFYLVYSGVTSSLTDSDSGVVKIFLANLLGDTLVFVGGILSLHFLAGMAFEKALMVGVLPFIIPDLGKLLAISFISRPLLQRLKNQAYFTN from the coding sequence TTGAAAAAAGCTCACGTTTATGCTATCCCTGCTATTGGGGCTGTTCTTATTGCTGTGTTGGCACAAATCAGTCTTCCAATTGGACCTGTTCCCTTCACTCTACAAAACTTTGCAATCGGCTTGATTGCTACTGTATTTAGACCGAGAGAGGCTGTACTTTCTGTTGGACTCTATCTTCTTCTAGGTGCCATCGGTCTTCCTGTCTTTGCAGGAGGTGGAGCTGGATTTCATGCTTTAGTTGGTCCTACTGCAGGCTATCTTTGGTTTTATCTTGTTTACTCTGGAGTTACTTCATCTCTAACTGACAGCGATAGTGGAGTTGTCAAGATTTTTCTTGCAAACCTCTTAGGAGATACACTTGTCTTTGTCGGAGGGATTCTCAGCTTGCATTTCCTAGCTGGAATGGCATTTGAAAAAGCTCTTATGGTGGGTGTTCTTCCCTTTATCATTCCAGACCTTGGTAAACTTCTTGCTATTAGTTTTATTAGCCGTCCACTACTTCAACGCCTTAAAAATCAGGCTTACTTTACTAACTAA
- a CDS encoding GNAT family acetyltransferase — translation MEIRLAFPNEVDAIMQVMEDAKKCLADAGSDQWQNGYPNANIIIEDIISGQAYVALEDGELLAYAAVTKGPEAAYEAIYEGRWQAGESEYLVFHRIAVAADVQGQGVAQTFLGGLIEGFDYLDFRSDTHTKNKAMQHIFEKLGFEQVGKVPVDGERLAYQKLKK, via the coding sequence ATGGAGATTCGTTTAGCTTTTCCAAATGAGGTAGATGCCATCATGCAAGTGATGGAGGATGCTAAAAAATGTTTAGCGGATGCTGGTAGTGACCAGTGGCAAAATGGTTATCCAAATGCTAATATTATTATTGAAGATATTATCTCAGGTCAAGCCTACGTAGCCTTGGAGGATGGAGAACTATTAGCCTATGCTGCTGTGACCAAGGGTCCAGAGGCAGCCTATGAAGCCATTTATGAAGGAAGATGGCAAGCTGGAGAGTCAGAATATCTGGTCTTTCACCGTATTGCTGTCGCAGCAGATGTCCAGGGACAGGGAGTTGCTCAAACTTTTTTAGGGGGTTTGATTGAAGGTTTTGATTATCTGGATTTTCGCTCGGATACACATACTAAAAATAAGGCCATGCAACATATTTTTGAAAAACTCGGTTTTGAACAGGTCGGTAAGGTTCCAGTTGATGGGGAACGCTTAGCCTATCAAAAATTGAAGAAATAA
- a CDS encoding aldo/keto reductase produces MKYIPFGQDDKELSEIVLGMMRIEDKSVKEVEELVETALSVGINAFDLADIYGRGRCEELLGLVLKNRPDLREKMWIQSKCGIRIEEFTYFDFSKEYILESVDGILKRLQVDYLDSLLLHRPDALMEADQVAEAFEILHTSGKVRDFGVSNQNPMMMELLKKDVKQPLAVNQLQLSAAFTPGFESGFHVNMEGNKAAVRDGSVFEYCQLNDMVIQAWSVLQFGYFKGNFVGNEKFQQLNQVLNRLALKYSVSPSAIAIAWVLRYPAKMQAVVGTTNPKHLIEASQASKVNLTRKEWYEIYIAAGNDLP; encoded by the coding sequence ATGAAATACATTCCATTTGGTCAAGATGACAAAGAATTATCAGAAATTGTTCTCGGAATGATGAGAATAGAAGATAAGTCTGTAAAAGAAGTTGAAGAGCTTGTAGAAACAGCACTTTCTGTTGGAATCAATGCCTTCGACTTGGCTGATATATACGGTCGTGGTCGTTGTGAAGAACTGTTAGGTCTTGTCCTAAAAAATCGTCCAGATTTAAGAGAAAAGATGTGGATTCAGTCAAAATGTGGTATTCGCATAGAAGAATTTACCTATTTTGATTTTTCAAAAGAGTATATTCTAGAATCAGTAGATGGAATTTTAAAAAGATTGCAGGTTGATTATTTAGATAGCTTACTTCTCCATCGACCAGATGCTTTAATGGAAGCTGATCAAGTGGCGGAAGCCTTTGAAATTCTACATACATCAGGTAAAGTTCGAGACTTCGGTGTGTCCAACCAAAATCCTATGATGATGGAATTGCTTAAAAAAGATGTCAAGCAGCCGTTAGCTGTTAATCAGCTACAATTGAGTGCAGCTTTCACACCTGGTTTTGAATCAGGATTTCATGTCAATATGGAAGGCAACAAGGCAGCTGTGCGTGATGGAAGCGTCTTTGAATACTGCCAATTAAACGACATGGTTATTCAGGCCTGGTCAGTCTTGCAGTTCGGATATTTTAAAGGGAATTTTGTTGGTAATGAGAAGTTCCAACAACTAAACCAAGTCCTAAATCGATTAGCATTAAAATACAGTGTGAGCCCATCAGCTATTGCTATCGCTTGGGTGTTACGTTACCCAGCCAAAATGCAGGCAGTCGTAGGTACAACCAATCCTAAGCATTTGATAGAGGCAAGCCAAGCAAGTAAAGTCAACTTGACTCGAAAAGAATGGTATGAAATTTACATCGCTGCAGGGAATGATTTGCCTTAG
- a CDS encoding arsenate reductase: MLEFIEYPKCSTCKKAKQELNQLGVDYKAVHIVEETPSQEVILNWLATSGFELKQFFNTSGIKYRELGLKDKVGSLSNQEAAELLASDGMLLKRPILVENGTVKQIGYRKAYEELGLK, translated from the coding sequence ATGTTAGAATTTATCGAATACCCAAAATGTTCAACTTGTAAAAAAGCAAAGCAAGAATTAAACCAACTCGGTGTGGACTATAAAGCCGTTCATATCGTCGAAGAAACACCCAGCCAAGAAGTTATTTTAAACTGGCTAGCAACCTCAGGTTTCGAATTGAAGCAATTTTTCAACACTAGTGGAATAAAATACCGTGAATTAGGGCTGAAAGATAAGGTAGGAAGTTTATCAAATCAAGAAGCAGCTGAGTTGCTAGCAAGCGACGGTATGTTATTGAAACGACCGATTTTAGTGGAGAATGGAACTGTTAAGCAAATCGGTTATCGAAAAGCTTACGAAGAACTGGGACTGAAATAG
- a CDS encoding efflux transporter periplasmic adaptor subunit — MMKKNGKAKKWQLYAAIGAASVVVLGAGGILLFRQPSQTAVKDEVTHLVVAKEGSVASSVLLSGTVTAKNEQYVYFDASKGDLDEILVSVGDKVSEGQALVKYSSSEARAAYDSASRAVAKADRHINELNQARNEAASAPALQLPTPAGGEGAAAQTPAPVAGNSVSSIDAQLGDARDARADAAAQLSKAQSQLDAMTVLSTLEGTVVEVNRNVSKSPTGASQVVVHVVSNENLQVKGELSEYNLANLSVGQEVTFTSKVYQDKSWTGKISYISDYPKNNGEAPSAAAATGGNSGSKYPYTIDVTSEIGDLKQGFSVSVEVKNKSKAILVPLTSVVTENDKNYVWVIDEQKKAKKVEVGLGNADADNQEITSGLTNGVKVISNPTSSLEEGKEVKADEETN, encoded by the coding sequence ATTATGAAAAAGAATGGTAAAGCTAAAAAGTGGCAATTGTATGCAGCAATCGGTGCTGCAAGTGTAGTTGTATTGGGTGCTGGAGGGATTTTACTCTTTAGACAACCTTCTCAGACTGCTGTAAAAGATGAGGTTACTCATCTGGTTGTTGCTAAGGAAGGAAGCGTGGCATCCTCTGTTTTGTTATCAGGGACAGTAACAGCAAAAAATGAACAATATGTTTATTTTGATGCTAGCAAAGGAGATTTAGATGAAATCCTTGTTTCTGTGGGCGATAAGGTTAGTGAAGGACAGGCTTTAGTTAAGTACAGTAGTTCAGAAGCACGGGCGGCCTATGATTCAGCGAGTCGAGCAGTTGCGAAGGCAGATCGCCATATCAACGAACTCAACCAAGCACGCAATGAAGCCGCTTCAGCACCGGCTTTACAATTGCCAACACCAGCAGGAGGCGAAGGAGCTGCAGCGCAAACTCCAGCTCCAGTCGCAGGAAATTCAGTATCCTCTATTGATGCTCAATTGGGTGATGCCCGTGATGCCCGTGCAGATGCAGCTGCGCAATTAAGCAAGGCTCAAAGTCAGTTGGATGCAATGACGGTTCTCAGTACCCTAGAGGGAACTGTGGTCGAAGTCAACCGCAATGTTTCTAAATCTCCAACAGGAGCTAGCCAGGTGGTAGTTCATGTCGTTAGCAATGAAAACTTGCAAGTTAAGGGGGAACTATCTGAATATAACCTTGCCAACCTCTCTGTAGGACAAGAAGTAACCTTTACTTCTAAAGTTTACCAAGATAAGAGCTGGACTGGTAAGATTAGCTACATTTCTGACTACCCTAAAAACAATGGTGAAGCACCAAGTGCAGCTGCAGCAACAGGCGGTAACTCTGGTTCTAAATATCCATATACCATCGATGTTACAAGTGAAATCGGTGACTTGAAACAAGGATTCTCAGTAAGTGTTGAGGTTAAGAATAAGAGTAAAGCTATTCTGGTTCCTTTAACAAGTGTTGTGACTGAAAATGATAAGAATTATGTCTGGGTAATTGACGAGCAGAAAAAGGCCAAGAAAGTGGAAGTTGGTTTGGGAAATGCTGATGCAGACAACCAAGAAATCACTTCAGGTCTGACAAATGGAGTCAAGGTCATCAGTAACCCAACGTCTTCTCTAGAGGAAGGAAAAGAGGTGAAGGCTGATGAAGAAACTAATTAG